Below is a window of Meleagris gallopavo isolate NT-WF06-2002-E0010 breed Aviagen turkey brand Nicholas breeding stock chromosome 1 unlocalized genomic scaffold, Turkey_5.1 Chr1_random_7180001848166, whole genome shotgun sequence DNA.
AGAAGCGGAGCACACCCATCACCTGCAGGACAGGACCTGGGAAAAATCTTGAAGTCCACCACAGTTGAGATGGCAGTGGATGAGTTCCAGGGGAGACGAGTCTCCGTGTGGGACCTGCTGTCCTCCGACTACCTCCCTGAGGACAAAAGGCAGGAGCTCCTGGCGCTGTACAGTGACGGGACACTGCCCTTGGAGCAGTTAATAGCTGTTGTCACCACtctcattaagaaaaaagaatctaCAGGCAGGAAATTCCAAATCACAGTCAAGCACTCCAGCAAGGACACTGTGCCAGCAGCCGGAGAGAAGGATGATGACTCCTCCAAAGAGGAGCCACGGGAAACAGCCTTGAAAACCACACTTGTCGACATGGAGGTCGGAGAGTTTCGGGGCCACAAGGTCTCTGTGTGGGACCTGCTCCACTCCAAGTACATCCCTGCGGAGAACAGGAAGGAGCTGCTCGAGCTGTACCAGGCAGGAGAGTTAACCCTCGAGCAGGTGAAAACCGTTGTCAGCACCATTGTGGCCaagacagaagcagcagaggcagaggaGTCAGCAAATGTGAGTGGTCCAAGGGCAGAGATGGCCGTCATAGAAGCGGAGCACACCCATCACCTGCAGGACAG
It encodes the following:
- the LOC104915394 gene encoding epiplakin-like — translated: STTVEMAVDEFQGRRVSVWDLLSSDYLPEDKRQELLALYSDGTLPLEQLIAVVTTLIKKKESTGRKFQITVKHSSKDTVPAAGEKDDDSSKEEPRETALKTTLVDMEVGEFRGHKVSVWDLLHSKYIPAENRKELLELYQAGELTLEQVKTVVSTIVAKTEAAEAEESANVSGPRAEMAVIEAEHTHHLQDRTWEKILKSTTVEMAVDEFQGRRVSVWDLLSSDYLPEDKRQELLALYSDGTLPLEQLIAVVTTLIKKKESTGRKFQITVKHS